A region of Deinococcus multiflagellatus DNA encodes the following proteins:
- a CDS encoding redoxin domain-containing protein, protein MSLHFDEPVLNTTFLLADGDICGVQSPFLPQWSASLTHMGITETMLETARMGAETPHELIRNLLQAGHLTESRLTDLLRLRVEMALVPIVLQPAQIHVKPQVSVPWIAHVDGRVALQMAELSARQLEDDALSIKPTDLLEVAPYLAPESTVAAQALHQGALAGLPLLESARRAHLRWDDVARGAASLIQRGVARIAPSHNTPVRHLKAGDPAPDFLLPSIQGPAVTLKQFRGRRVWLMMHRMSNCTHCNPHHRTVMRLQPQMEEAGVAIVEVWATTVDKLQRTVGRTQPTFSVLCDETAATHRAYGLDRSLKRLVDLRNYDMIKEGFAMMGARGWISEGVMFLVPAEFLINEQGQIEQAHYNEYMADFLSPESVLQWALDGH, encoded by the coding sequence GTGTCGCTTCACTTTGACGAGCCGGTACTCAACACCACGTTTCTGCTGGCAGATGGAGATATCTGCGGCGTTCAAAGCCCGTTCCTGCCCCAGTGGAGTGCGTCGCTGACACACATGGGCATCACCGAGACTATGCTCGAGACGGCACGCATGGGCGCTGAGACACCGCACGAACTGATTCGCAATCTGTTGCAAGCGGGTCATCTGACGGAGAGTCGCCTGACAGACCTGCTGCGCCTGCGCGTTGAAATGGCGCTGGTTCCTATTGTCCTCCAGCCGGCTCAGATCCACGTGAAGCCGCAGGTGTCAGTCCCATGGATTGCCCATGTCGATGGCAGAGTAGCCCTCCAGATGGCTGAACTGAGCGCGCGTCAACTAGAAGACGACGCCCTGAGCATCAAGCCAACCGACCTTCTGGAGGTGGCCCCTTACCTGGCCCCAGAGAGTACGGTTGCCGCCCAGGCACTTCATCAGGGGGCTCTGGCCGGACTACCTCTACTGGAAAGTGCTCGGCGAGCCCACCTACGCTGGGATGACGTGGCCCGTGGGGCCGCTTCGCTGATTCAGCGGGGGGTGGCGCGCATTGCACCGTCTCACAACACGCCTGTGAGGCACTTGAAGGCGGGTGACCCCGCGCCTGATTTCCTTTTGCCTTCCATCCAAGGTCCAGCGGTAACGCTCAAACAGTTCCGCGGTCGGCGTGTGTGGCTGATGATGCACCGGATGTCCAATTGCACCCACTGCAATCCGCATCACCGCACAGTTATGCGGCTGCAACCACAGATGGAGGAAGCGGGTGTCGCTATCGTGGAGGTGTGGGCCACAACCGTGGATAAGCTCCAGCGCACGGTTGGCCGGACGCAGCCGACGTTCTCGGTGTTGTGCGATGAGACGGCGGCCACTCACCGGGCGTATGGCCTGGACCGGTCATTGAAGCGACTCGTCGATCTGCGCAATTACGACATGATTAAAGAGGGGTTCGCCATGATGGGCGCGCGCGGCTGGATCTCTGAAGGGGTCATGTTTTTGGTTCCCGCAGAATTCCTCATCAACGAACAAGGGCAAATCGAACAGGCCCATTACAACGAGTACATGGCCGACTTCCTGAGTCCTGAGAGCGTGCTGCAATGGGCGCTGGACGGACACTGA